One Candidatus Methylomirabilis tolerans DNA window includes the following coding sequences:
- a CDS encoding thiamine pyrophosphate-binding protein gives MTGAEAVVECLKAQGVELVFGIRGLHITPVATAAKRQGIRFIEVRNEQSAAFMADAYARVTGQVGVVLAGTGAGAAATMVGIQEAYCSSSPVLLLSSQIERAHLHKGWGDVHEVKDQHGLISNVAEACYDVMAPSDIPQSLQTIFSRMENERPRPYGLEVPVDVLNAEPAAPFLYQPVVCTPKLPDETRLEDAVELIAGARRPVIYAGGGAIASGAGQAIGRLAERLNAPVLTSIKGKGVFSEAHDLSLGNLGTEEPVQSLLARADLTIVVGTRFSNRSTGKWSLRLPSRWVRIDIDEQQFAKTHPSIQGSHVVELAGDARITVEAILGRLGKQPSRPQGFERSEVIKAKRQVLESVRATYPAEVKLLEDLRGVVRGDAILANDSAMATYWARRYFEVHEPRTFLWAMGSGTIGFGLPAAIGAKLAKPDCQVLALCGDGGFLYSCQELATAVKYRAAIVVLLFNNNAFGVVDYAERKAGQLFGDEALVNPDFVALAKSFGADAERVDSLEQIGQVVEKAFARNRLTVIEVPIALRPPPDLA, from the coding sequence ATGACTGGCGCAGAAGCGGTTGTCGAATGCCTGAAGGCTCAAGGAGTTGAACTTGTCTTCGGGATACGCGGCCTGCACATCACGCCTGTGGCCACCGCCGCCAAACGACAAGGCATTCGATTCATTGAGGTCCGCAACGAGCAGTCCGCAGCCTTCATGGCCGATGCCTATGCCAGGGTGACCGGGCAGGTCGGGGTTGTGCTGGCCGGGACAGGCGCCGGTGCTGCCGCCACGATGGTCGGCATTCAGGAAGCCTATTGCAGCTCCTCGCCGGTGCTGCTCCTTTCCAGCCAGATCGAGCGGGCGCATCTGCACAAGGGTTGGGGGGATGTCCACGAGGTGAAAGATCAGCACGGTCTGATTTCGAATGTGGCCGAAGCGTGCTATGACGTGATGGCACCATCAGACATTCCTCAAAGCCTCCAGACGATCTTCTCCAGGATGGAAAATGAACGACCGCGACCCTATGGCCTCGAGGTTCCGGTGGATGTCCTGAACGCGGAGCCTGCCGCCCCCTTTTTGTATCAGCCGGTTGTGTGCACGCCAAAGCTGCCTGACGAAACGAGGCTGGAAGATGCGGTTGAGCTGATTGCAGGCGCGAGGCGGCCTGTTATCTATGCGGGAGGCGGCGCAATCGCCTCAGGGGCTGGCCAAGCGATTGGACGACTGGCCGAGCGGCTCAACGCCCCGGTGCTTACCAGCATCAAAGGGAAAGGGGTATTTTCGGAGGCTCATGATCTATCCCTTGGCAATCTGGGGACTGAGGAGCCTGTTCAGTCGCTCCTTGCAAGGGCCGATCTGACTATCGTGGTCGGCACACGGTTTAGCAACCGATCAACCGGCAAGTGGTCGTTGCGGCTGCCTTCACGATGGGTCAGGATTGATATAGATGAGCAGCAGTTTGCCAAGACCCATCCGAGCATCCAGGGCAGCCATGTCGTTGAGCTGGCAGGCGATGCCCGCATAACCGTAGAGGCTATTCTCGGAAGGCTTGGAAAGCAGCCGTCACGTCCGCAAGGCTTTGAGCGGTCAGAGGTCATCAAGGCCAAACGGCAGGTCCTGGAAAGTGTGAGAGCGACATATCCCGCTGAAGTGAAGCTGCTCGAAGATCTCAGGGGAGTGGTAAGGGGCGACGCCATCCTGGCCAACGATTCGGCCATGGCGACATACTGGGCGCGTCGGTACTTTGAGGTTCACGAGCCCAGAACATTTCTCTGGGCGATGGGAAGTGGGACGATCGGATTCGGGCTACCGGCTGCCATCGGTGCCAAGCTCGCCAAGCCGGATTGTCAGGTTCTGGCGCTGTGCGGCGACGGCGGGTTTCTGTACTCCTGTCAGGAACTGGCGACTGCGGTCAAATATCGGGCCGCCATCGTCGTCTTACTCTTCAATAACAACGCCTTTGGTGTCGTAGACTATGCCGAGCGAAAGGCGGGCCAACTGTTTGGCGACGAAGCGCTTGTAAACCCGGACTTTGTCGCCTTGGCGAAGTCATTTGGCGCCGACGCGGAGCGGGTCGATTCGCTCGAACAGATCGGCCAGGTCGTTGAGAAGGCATTCGCGCGAAACCGGCTGACGGTCATCGAGGTCCCGATCGCTTTACGCCCCCCACCCGACCTGGCTTAA